One Acetobacterium sp. KB-1 DNA segment encodes these proteins:
- a CDS encoding GNAT family N-acetyltransferase, producing the protein MDIEMRQLNQEDVKQATEIWNYIVAEANSFPGDKHLSEKEAAAMFTQQTKTICARCGEAVVGLYILHPNNIGRCGHIANASFGVAKEYRGKGIGRLLVEDCLMRSKESGFKGLQFNAVVATNYPAITLYLKLGFKIIGTIKEGYRLNDNSYVDTLIFLKSW; encoded by the coding sequence ATGGATATCGAAATGAGACAATTAAATCAAGAAGATGTAAAACAGGCGACAGAAATTTGGAATTATATCGTCGCCGAGGCAAATAGTTTTCCCGGTGACAAACATCTTAGTGAAAAAGAGGCAGCAGCGATGTTTACCCAGCAGACCAAAACGATTTGTGCCCGGTGCGGGGAAGCGGTTGTGGGGCTTTACATTCTTCATCCTAATAATATTGGTCGGTGCGGGCATATTGCTAATGCTTCATTTGGGGTTGCAAAAGAATATCGGGGCAAAGGCATTGGACGTCTGCTGGTGGAAGACTGCCTCATGCGCAGCAAGGAAAGTGGCTTTAAAGGTCTCCAGTTTAATGCGGTGGTGGCGACCAATTATCCCGCTATCACCCTGTATTTGAAACTGGGTTTTAAAATCATTGGGACCATTAAAGAAGGCTATCGACTAAACGATAATAGCTATGTGGACACGCTTATTTTTTTAAAAAGTTGGTAA
- a CDS encoding HD domain-containing phosphohydrolase, producing the protein MKLKHKAIMIALCSAAVLLGLTYGIFYGVFYGYVEEAQRIQISKDFEMVETIIENEKEDLNSILKDWAYWDDTYRFINDRNPSYVTVNLNPASLENLSLNMMLFANQNNEVIAYSDFDLKNEETVALIEKIRQNNFYSGSITDGEDAKTDLIILNGQPYLIASGRVNNSSRTATSNGSMVMFKNVDKEMTAYIEVLTGVNVEFREAGSAAVVLENQIVKREFAGKPYLTASRLQRDSYDEETILMTISRIEENYSFVKDQFNLFMASFILILIVILSIDYFIVDRYFLKRIEKLIAFTKEVGLKRDTTLSIEMDGKDELKMLAVSINQMLKQINQANQRIKSNITKRKTKEEEVLFLSYSDPLTRLKNRDYMKMQFESISRQNESHYFIIMCDINGLKLTNDAFGHQEGDQVLITVSNVLRRICRPTDIISRWPGDEFVILLKDITQEEVCQIIQEITNEIEKIPGFHLKISVAMGYAEKSEDLKRPEDVLNLAENRMYRNKLMESSSSRNATIRTLARTLHEKSTETEAHTMRIGLLSKALGSRLDLRKDQLDDLELLSLLHDIGKIGIPEYILDKPAKLSHDEWEIIKTHPEIGYRIAKSTPALEHIADYILAHHEKYDGTGYPNGLSAQDIPYLGRIITVVDSFDVMTHSRSYKKANDLAYAIGELKTCSGTQFDPEIAKVFLKMIEEEGLPVELEISIITED; encoded by the coding sequence ATGAAATTAAAACATAAAGCAATTATGATCGCCTTGTGCAGTGCCGCCGTGCTCTTGGGCCTTACCTATGGGATTTTTTACGGGGTTTTCTATGGCTATGTTGAGGAAGCCCAGAGAATACAGATCAGCAAAGATTTTGAAATGGTTGAAACCATCATCGAAAATGAAAAAGAAGACCTCAATAGTATTTTGAAAGATTGGGCCTATTGGGACGATACCTATCGTTTTATAAACGACCGGAATCCAAGCTACGTAACCGTGAATCTTAATCCGGCGTCCCTGGAAAACTTGAGCTTAAATATGATGCTCTTCGCAAATCAAAACAATGAGGTGATCGCTTATTCGGATTTTGACCTGAAAAATGAAGAAACGGTTGCCTTGATCGAAAAAATCAGACAAAACAACTTTTATAGCGGATCGATCACTGATGGTGAGGACGCTAAAACAGATCTGATTATTCTGAATGGGCAGCCATATCTGATTGCCTCCGGGCGGGTTAATAATTCCAGTCGTACAGCAACAAGTAATGGTAGTATGGTGATGTTCAAAAATGTTGATAAGGAAATGACCGCTTACATTGAAGTACTAACCGGCGTCAATGTGGAATTCAGAGAAGCCGGGTCGGCTGCCGTCGTTTTGGAAAACCAGATTGTCAAAAGAGAATTTGCTGGAAAACCTTATCTCACAGCCAGTCGTCTTCAGCGGGATAGCTACGATGAGGAAACCATCTTAATGACAATTTCCCGGATTGAAGAAAACTATAGCTTTGTAAAAGATCAGTTTAATCTGTTTATGGCCAGTTTCATTCTTATTCTGATAGTCATCCTCAGCATTGATTATTTTATTGTCGATCGGTATTTTTTAAAAAGAATTGAAAAACTCATCGCCTTTACCAAAGAAGTGGGGTTAAAACGAGATACGACCTTATCCATCGAAATGGATGGAAAGGATGAACTAAAAATGCTGGCGGTTTCAATCAATCAGATGCTTAAGCAAATAAATCAGGCCAATCAGCGTATCAAATCCAATATTACCAAAAGAAAAACAAAAGAGGAAGAAGTTTTGTTTTTAAGTTATTCTGATCCCTTGACCCGGCTTAAAAATCGCGATTATATGAAAATGCAGTTTGAATCCATCAGTCGTCAGAATGAGAGCCACTATTTTATTATCATGTGTGATATCAACGGCCTTAAACTGACAAATGATGCCTTTGGCCATCAGGAAGGTGATCAGGTACTGATTACCGTAAGCAATGTGCTCAGACGAATTTGTAGGCCGACCGATATAATTTCAAGATGGCCTGGAGATGAATTTGTTATCTTACTCAAAGACATTACTCAGGAGGAAGTCTGCCAAATCATTCAAGAGATTACCAATGAAATTGAAAAAATCCCGGGTTTTCATTTAAAGATCAGTGTGGCTATGGGCTATGCTGAAAAGAGTGAAGACCTAAAAAGACCGGAAGATGTACTAAACCTGGCGGAGAACCGAATGTACCGCAATAAGCTGATGGAAAGCAGCAGTTCCAGAAATGCCACCATTCGAACGTTAGCTAGAACGCTTCACGAAAAAAGTACTGAGACGGAAGCCCACACCATGCGGATCGGCCTATTGAGTAAAGCCCTGGGAAGCCGTTTGGATTTACGCAAAGATCAGCTGGATGATTTGGAGCTGTTATCGTTACTGCATGACATCGGCAAAATCGGGATACCAGAGTATATTCTTGACAAACCGGCCAAGCTTAGTCATGACGAATGGGAGATTATAAAAACCCATCCGGAGATTGGCTATCGGATTGCGAAGTCGACTCCAGCGCTTGAACATATTGCCGATTATATTCTGGCGCACCATGAAAAATACGATGGAACTGGCTATCCCAATGGCTTGAGCGCCCAGGATATTCCTTATCTGGGCCGAATCATCACCGTGGTAGATTCCTTTGATGTGATGACTCATAGTCGCAGCTATAAAAAAGCCAATGATTTAGCTTATGCTATCGGTGAATTGAAAACCTGTTCGGGAACCCAATTTGATCCAGAAATTGCGAAGGTCTTTCTTAAAATGATTGAGGAAGAAGGATTGCCAGTGGAACTTGAGATTTCAATAATAACGGAGGATTAG
- a CDS encoding GNAT family N-acetyltransferase → MTIERLKLDEKDFEKIYQLMVCSFPKEEIRTRENARAQLRDPNYTIWTSKNEADEILGFIAEWDMGSTVFVEHFAVDPTRRSGGIGSGMMAAYLSRTSKPVMIEVEDEKNEINLRRIGFYQRLGFHLSEYGYDQPVMRGDASKKIPLKIMRFPQPLTEEDFKNFRYQVFTQIYKSIDA, encoded by the coding sequence ATGACAATCGAACGATTGAAATTAGATGAAAAAGATTTTGAAAAAATATATCAACTGATGGTGTGTTCTTTTCCTAAGGAAGAGATCAGAACCCGGGAAAACGCAAGGGCTCAGCTTAGGGATCCCAATTACACCATTTGGACTTCAAAAAACGAAGCGGATGAAATCCTAGGTTTTATTGCTGAATGGGATATGGGTTCAACTGTCTTTGTGGAACATTTCGCGGTGGACCCGACAAGGCGGAGCGGCGGAATCGGTTCGGGAATGATGGCCGCTTATTTGTCGCGGACTTCAAAGCCGGTGATGATTGAGGTGGAGGATGAAAAAAATGAAATCAACTTACGCCGGATTGGGTTTTATCAGCGGTTGGGGTTTCACCTGTCTGAATACGGTTATGATCAGCCGGTGATGCGGGGTGATGCGAGTAAAAAAATTCCGCTTAAAATAATGCGTTTTCCTCAGCCTTTGACAGAAGAAGACTTTAAAAATTTTAGATACCAGGTATTTACCCAAATCTATAAATCGATCGATGCATAG
- a CDS encoding DUF92 domain-containing protein produces the protein MENLTDYSLVAQTGSILEHVIYIFFSLAGAFFAYWRKSLRPSAALGAFLLAVALYLAGGPLFFILLMVFFLSSTFLSHFKAGLKDPIAARIHAKSGPRDIVQVVANGGAALIMAVPFAISQNPAYLVAVAASFAACNADTWASEIGILSRRAPVSLITLKPVNQGLSGGVSPLGLLASLGGSAVVALTYGLFQLMAGNSGELLWMQMGIITLGGLLGSILDSLMGAAIQAKYISRETGELTEKSSYNNKPNQLHSGLSFVNNDFVNFASSLLAAVLVFIFIDFQ, from the coding sequence ATGGAAAATTTAACCGACTATAGTTTAGTGGCTCAAACAGGATCGATCCTGGAGCATGTGATATACATTTTCTTTTCTTTGGCAGGCGCTTTTTTTGCATACTGGCGAAAATCATTAAGGCCTTCGGCGGCTTTGGGAGCCTTTCTCTTGGCAGTAGCCTTGTATTTAGCAGGGGGACCCCTATTCTTTATACTATTGATGGTCTTTTTTTTAAGTTCCACCTTTTTGTCGCATTTCAAAGCCGGTTTAAAAGATCCGATTGCGGCCAGAATCCATGCCAAGTCTGGTCCCCGGGATATTGTTCAGGTGGTTGCCAATGGAGGAGCGGCACTGATTATGGCGGTGCCCTTTGCCATATCTCAGAACCCCGCCTATCTGGTGGCAGTGGCGGCTTCATTTGCAGCCTGTAATGCCGATACCTGGGCTTCGGAAATCGGCATTCTCAGCCGCAGGGCACCAGTTTCGCTAATTACCCTAAAACCTGTTAATCAGGGATTGTCCGGTGGGGTCAGCCCTTTGGGCCTTCTGGCTTCCTTGGGCGGCTCGGCAGTGGTGGCTTTGACCTATGGTCTTTTTCAATTGATGGCTGGAAACAGCGGTGAACTCCTGTGGATGCAAATGGGTATTATTACTTTGGGAGGCCTGTTGGGGTCAATTCTGGACAGCTTAATGGGTGCTGCGATCCAGGCCAAATACATCAGCAGAGAAACCGGAGAACTAACTGAAAAATCAAGCTATAACAATAAACCCAACCAGTTGCATAGCGGGTTAAGCTTTGTAAATAATGATTTTGTCAACTTTGCCAGCTCCTTGCTGGCCGCCGTATTGGTTTTTATTTTTATCGACTTCCAGTGA
- a CDS encoding sigma-54-dependent Fis family transcriptional regulator encodes MEPDLNKLKNNWTNFVERGILDENTRRIIQRSWNHCQNIKMDVNGGKGESIDACQLEQVLAENRELIKIAQPIMQNLYEIVLSSHFVLVLTDKNGVLLDTIGDEVVSMRASELRFLKGTVWTNEAVGSNAIGIALDEDGPVHVVGAEHYCVSHHTWTCSATTIHNVKGEIIGVLNMSGESHKLHSHTLGIVVAAAYSIENELALSHTYRSMSASLDSTEDGILVTDENVNLQWMNIGAQKVLHLSMDEFNELGFKKIFKKLDLAGECWDLEETTRYYTDVTAHIGSRKIQCSANVSRILENDKIQGYSIGIREIKHLHSAVNRVSGNVATYTFSDIITQNPQMRMIIKTAEKMARFKKCILIEGESGTGKEMFAHAIHRASSFSQGPFIVVNCACLPRDLVESELFGYVKGAFTGALSEGKPGKFELAEGGTIFLDEIGEMPLEVQAKLLRVVETNTVSRIGSQSERKLNIRIIAATNRNLEQEVKKRNFREDLYFRLNVIYLHIPPLRVRGDDLVWAASHFLDRLNREYPEHTKTFSKEFLEGLKLHPWPGNVRELQNYIERTFYLCPEPIISSDYLPTPPPKYREETKVLPTAASPTLDDLVKANLEKILKETQGCVEASAEMMGLSRASLYRKIKKYNIDIKDYRYMSQM; translated from the coding sequence ATGGAACCTGATCTGAATAAACTAAAAAACAATTGGACAAACTTTGTCGAACGTGGCATTCTGGATGAAAATACCCGGCGAATTATCCAGCGTTCCTGGAACCACTGTCAAAATATAAAAATGGATGTAAATGGTGGTAAAGGCGAAAGTATTGATGCCTGCCAACTCGAGCAGGTGTTGGCGGAAAACCGGGAGCTGATCAAAATCGCCCAACCAATTATGCAAAACCTTTATGAAATCGTTTTATCATCCCACTTTGTTCTGGTTCTAACTGATAAAAACGGGGTACTACTGGACACCATCGGGGATGAGGTCGTCAGTATGCGGGCTTCCGAACTGCGTTTTTTAAAAGGCACCGTCTGGACCAACGAAGCGGTCGGTTCCAATGCTATTGGCATCGCTCTGGACGAAGATGGACCCGTTCACGTAGTGGGCGCTGAACACTATTGTGTTTCCCACCATACGTGGACCTGTTCCGCCACCACCATTCACAATGTAAAAGGTGAAATCATTGGCGTTCTCAACATGTCCGGGGAAAGTCACAAACTTCACTCTCATACCCTGGGGATTGTTGTCGCGGCCGCCTACAGTATCGAAAATGAACTGGCCCTATCCCATACCTATCGATCCATGTCAGCCTCCCTGGACAGCACCGAAGATGGTATTCTAGTTACCGATGAGAACGTTAATCTGCAATGGATGAATATTGGTGCTCAAAAAGTTCTCCATCTTAGTATGGATGAATTTAATGAACTCGGCTTTAAAAAAATCTTTAAAAAACTCGATCTGGCTGGTGAATGCTGGGATTTAGAAGAGACAACGCGTTATTATACTGATGTCACCGCTCATATCGGCAGTCGAAAAATTCAATGTAGCGCCAATGTTTCCCGGATTCTGGAAAACGATAAAATTCAAGGCTACTCCATTGGTATCCGCGAAATCAAACACCTCCACAGCGCCGTCAACCGGGTCAGCGGTAACGTGGCGACTTATACCTTTTCCGACATCATCACCCAGAATCCGCAGATGCGGATGATTATCAAAACGGCCGAAAAGATGGCCCGCTTTAAAAAATGTATCCTCATCGAAGGCGAAAGTGGTACCGGTAAAGAGATGTTTGCCCACGCTATTCACCGGGCCAGCTCCTTTTCCCAGGGCCCTTTTATTGTCGTCAATTGTGCCTGTTTACCCCGGGATCTGGTCGAAAGCGAACTCTTCGGCTATGTCAAAGGTGCTTTTACCGGGGCTCTTAGCGAGGGCAAGCCCGGGAAATTTGAGTTGGCCGAAGGCGGCACCATTTTCCTGGACGAAATTGGCGAAATGCCGCTGGAAGTTCAGGCTAAATTGCTCCGGGTGGTAGAAACAAATACGGTTTCACGAATCGGTAGTCAAAGTGAACGCAAACTAAATATCCGAATTATTGCTGCCACCAATCGTAACTTGGAGCAGGAGGTTAAAAAAAGGAATTTCCGGGAAGATCTCTATTTCCGTCTGAATGTGATTTACCTTCATATTCCGCCGCTGCGGGTTCGGGGTGATGATCTTGTCTGGGCCGCCTCCCACTTCCTCGATCGGCTTAACCGGGAATATCCTGAGCATACCAAAACCTTTTCAAAAGAATTTCTGGAAGGGCTTAAACTTCACCCCTGGCCAGGTAACGTCAGAGAACTCCAGAATTACATCGAGCGAACCTTTTACCTCTGTCCGGAACCCATTATCTCAAGCGATTATCTGCCTACACCGCCACCAAAGTATCGCGAAGAAACCAAGGTTCTACCGACAGCCGCCAGCCCCACCCTGGACGACCTGGTTAAAGCAAATCTTGAAAAAATACTAAAAGAAACCCAGGGTTGTGTGGAAGCCTCAGCCGAAATGATGGGCCTCAGTCGCGCCTCACTTTACCGGAAAATAAAAAAATACAATATTGACATCAAAGATTATCGCTATATGTCTCAAATGTGA
- a CDS encoding thiamine pyrophosphate-dependent dehydrogenase E1 component subunit alpha, giving the protein MKLDKAIIKDMYIRMKRIREFETKAMNLFAEGAIPGFVHLYLGEEAVATGVCQALNDEDYITSTHRGHGHIIAKGGDLKYMMAELYGKETGYCKGKGGSMHIADATKGILGANGIVGAGHNLAVGAGFSAQYRGTDQVCVCFFGDASTNQGTFHESMNLASIWKLPVVFVCENNGYGISMSQSRHQAIKDIADRGSAYGIPGISVDGNDVIAVHEAAVEAVKRARNGQGPTLIECKTYRHRGHFEGDAGKYKPIEEQEMWMKKDPMPRIEKHMIDSEIVTAEELKALQDSVVKEIAEAIEFANASAYPELSSAVKDIYFDIVEEVRQR; this is encoded by the coding sequence ATGAAACTTGATAAAGCGATTATCAAAGACATGTACATCCGCATGAAACGGATCAGGGAATTTGAAACAAAGGCCATGAACCTTTTTGCCGAAGGTGCCATCCCCGGTTTTGTTCACCTCTATTTAGGTGAAGAAGCTGTTGCCACCGGTGTCTGCCAGGCTCTTAACGATGAGGACTACATCACCAGTACGCACCGCGGCCACGGTCACATCATTGCCAAAGGTGGCGATCTGAAATACATGATGGCCGAATTATACGGAAAAGAAACCGGTTACTGCAAAGGCAAAGGCGGTTCCATGCACATTGCCGACGCTACCAAAGGCATTCTTGGCGCCAACGGGATTGTGGGTGCCGGTCATAACCTGGCGGTGGGAGCAGGTTTTAGTGCGCAATACCGAGGCACTGATCAGGTTTGCGTCTGCTTTTTTGGCGATGCCTCAACCAATCAGGGAACCTTTCATGAGTCGATGAATCTGGCCAGCATCTGGAAACTGCCGGTTGTTTTTGTTTGTGAAAACAATGGCTACGGCATCTCCATGAGTCAATCCCGTCATCAGGCCATTAAAGATATTGCTGACCGCGGTAGCGCCTATGGTATTCCCGGCATCTCGGTCGATGGCAATGACGTGATTGCGGTTCACGAAGCCGCTGTTGAAGCCGTTAAACGGGCCCGAAACGGTCAGGGTCCGACCCTCATCGAATGCAAAACGTACCGCCACCGCGGCCATTTCGAAGGCGATGCCGGAAAATACAAACCCATCGAAGAGCAGGAAATGTGGATGAAAAAAGATCCCATGCCGCGAATTGAGAAACACATGATCGACAGCGAAATTGTAACAGCTGAAGAACTAAAAGCACTCCAGGATTCCGTGGTTAAAGAAATTGCTGAAGCGATTGAGTTTGCCAATGCCAGTGCCTATCCGGAATTATCCAGTGCGGTAAAAGATATTTACTTTGATATTGTTGAGGAGGTTCGACAGAGATGA
- the thiC gene encoding phosphomethylpyrimidine synthase ThiC, with product MEAAKKGIITPEMKTVAQKENMDAAKLMALVGCGQVAIPANIRHHSLSPEGVGTGLKTKTNVNLGVSGDCLNYEAELEKVNLSLKFGVESIMDLSNYGKTNTFRKQLIKMSPAMIGTVPMYDAIGYLDKDLLAITAQDFMRVVRAHAEEGVDFMTIHAGINKRAVEAFKRDGRRTNIVSRGGSLLFAWMEMTGNENPFYEYYDDFLKILREFDVTISLGDALRPGCIDDSSDASQLSELIELGHLTKRAWAKDVQVMVEGPGHMGINEISANIVFQKKLCHNAPFYVLGPLVTDVAPGYDHITAAIGGAIAAANGADFLCYVTPAEHLRLPDANDVKEGIIATKIAAHAADIAKGIPNARDWDNKMSDARRKIDWDAMFELAIDGEKAKDYYESTPTEEKHSCSMCGKMCAVRTTNMILEGKTVTLHPEN from the coding sequence ATGGAAGCGGCAAAAAAGGGGATTATCACCCCGGAAATGAAAACAGTGGCACAAAAGGAAAATATGGATGCTGCCAAACTTATGGCTCTGGTCGGCTGCGGCCAGGTTGCTATACCAGCCAATATCAGACATCATTCCCTTTCGCCGGAAGGTGTTGGCACCGGTCTGAAAACTAAAACCAATGTGAATCTCGGCGTATCGGGAGATTGTCTAAACTATGAGGCGGAACTGGAGAAGGTAAACCTCTCTCTAAAATTTGGGGTCGAATCGATTATGGACTTAAGTAACTACGGGAAAACCAACACTTTTAGAAAACAACTCATTAAAATGTCCCCTGCAATGATTGGTACGGTTCCGATGTATGATGCCATCGGTTATCTTGACAAAGATCTACTTGCAATTACCGCCCAGGATTTTATGCGGGTTGTCCGAGCCCACGCCGAAGAAGGGGTTGACTTTATGACGATTCATGCCGGCATTAATAAACGGGCGGTAGAAGCCTTTAAGCGGGATGGACGGCGAACAAATATTGTCTCCCGGGGCGGCTCACTGCTCTTTGCCTGGATGGAAATGACGGGTAATGAAAATCCCTTTTACGAATATTATGATGATTTTCTTAAGATCCTCCGGGAGTTTGATGTCACCATCAGTTTAGGTGACGCCCTGCGCCCTGGTTGCATTGATGACAGCTCCGATGCTTCTCAGCTCAGTGAACTCATCGAACTGGGTCACCTAACCAAACGGGCTTGGGCTAAGGATGTCCAGGTAATGGTTGAAGGACCTGGTCATATGGGGATTAATGAAATTTCCGCCAACATTGTTTTTCAGAAAAAATTGTGTCATAATGCGCCCTTCTATGTTCTTGGCCCCTTAGTAACTGATGTTGCCCCAGGCTATGACCATATTACCGCTGCCATTGGCGGAGCTATTGCCGCTGCCAATGGGGCCGATTTTCTTTGCTATGTAACCCCAGCCGAGCATTTGCGCCTCCCGGATGCTAATGATGTCAAGGAAGGGATTATTGCAACAAAGATTGCCGCCCATGCTGCCGATATTGCCAAAGGTATACCCAACGCGCGAGACTGGGATAACAAGATGTCTGACGCCCGGCGAAAGATCGATTGGGATGCCATGTTCGAACTGGCTATTGATGGCGAAAAAGCCAAAGACTATTACGAAAGCACCCCCACCGAAGAAAAACATAGCTGCTCGATGTGTGGCAAAATGTGCGCGGTGCGCACCACTAATATGATTCTTGAAGGCAAAACCGTGACACTCCATCCTGAGAACTGA
- a CDS encoding sensor domain-containing diguanylate cyclase, which produces MKQRNKVGLLISLIILIGIVAIVFFSFATYSKIIKDDVLNISKLTSTNIYSEINNELTKPIFVSLTMANDSFVKQWLQQEDSSQNHEIIDYLWGIRSKYNYHSVFLISAKSLHYFHYNGLFKTISPQDDHDQWYYDFINQDQLYILDVDQDQVDNQRLTIFINCKILDEQGNLLGVAGVGIEMTYVQELLKNFERDYDLEAFLVDETGLIQAHTNPNLIENQNINDLEIYATIGSDLYNKADTINVFNDDNLYNQQYIISHYIEELNWYLIIRKDTSELAQSFNQQLYYDLFIVILVLASVLIIVQRIIIKNDHQMKQLALLDNLGILSNRKDFDQNLKTTLALTDETKDFWSVFLIDLDHFKDVNDTHGHLQGDKILKHVMTLCKTALSDHLITRWGGDEFSGIIYLSGVLAAEKLETLRLEIVNDPLLAKFNITVSIGVTQAIDIDTEDTIVRRADNALYQSKTNGKNQVTLL; this is translated from the coding sequence ATGAAACAACGAAATAAAGTCGGACTGCTGATCTCACTAATCATACTCATTGGTATCGTTGCTATTGTGTTCTTCAGCTTTGCAACCTACAGCAAGATCATTAAAGATGATGTACTAAATATTTCCAAACTCACCTCCACTAATATCTACTCAGAAATTAACAACGAACTGACCAAACCGATCTTTGTCAGCCTGACCATGGCTAACGACAGTTTTGTCAAGCAGTGGCTCCAGCAGGAAGATTCTTCGCAAAACCATGAAATCATTGACTATTTGTGGGGAATCCGAAGCAAATATAATTACCATTCTGTCTTTTTGATTTCAGCCAAATCGCTACACTATTTTCATTACAATGGCTTATTTAAAACCATTTCTCCCCAGGATGACCACGATCAATGGTATTACGACTTTATCAATCAGGATCAGCTTTATATCCTGGATGTCGATCAGGATCAGGTCGATAACCAACGCTTGACGATCTTTATCAATTGTAAAATACTAGATGAGCAGGGAAACCTTCTGGGCGTGGCCGGGGTCGGAATTGAAATGACTTATGTCCAGGAGCTACTTAAGAATTTTGAACGGGATTATGATCTGGAAGCCTTTCTCGTTGATGAAACGGGCTTGATTCAGGCTCACACCAATCCCAATCTGATTGAAAATCAAAATATCAACGATCTGGAAATTTATGCCACCATCGGCTCTGATCTTTATAATAAAGCCGACACCATCAATGTGTTTAATGATGATAATTTATATAATCAGCAATATATCATCAGTCACTATATTGAAGAACTAAACTGGTATCTGATCATTAGAAAAGACACCTCAGAGCTGGCTCAGTCCTTTAATCAACAATTATACTATGATCTCTTTATTGTCATTTTAGTCCTGGCCTCTGTGCTGATCATTGTCCAGCGAATCATTATAAAAAATGATCATCAAATGAAACAACTGGCTCTGCTGGATAATTTGGGTATCCTCTCCAATCGGAAAGATTTCGATCAGAATTTAAAAACCACACTGGCTCTGACTGATGAAACAAAGGACTTCTGGTCGGTTTTCCTAATTGATTTGGATCACTTTAAAGACGTCAACGATACCCACGGTCATCTACAGGGGGACAAGATCTTAAAACATGTGATGACACTATGCAAAACAGCTCTTAGTGATCATCTCATCACTCGCTGGGGTGGTGACGAGTTTAGCGGTATTATTTACCTTTCTGGGGTTTTAGCCGCTGAAAAACTAGAGACCCTGCGACTTGAAATTGTTAATGACCCATTGCTTGCAAAATTTAATATCACCGTCAGTATCGGGGTAACCCAAGCCATTGATATCGATACCGAAGATACCATCGTCCGGCGAGCTGACAACGCCCTTTATCAGTCCAAGACCAACGGTAAAAATCAGGTTACCCTGCTTTAA
- a CDS encoding redoxin domain-containing protein, producing the protein MAEIIQLGAMAPDFALQDQNGEVVTLSQLKGKKVLLSWHPLAFTSVCTDQMRSLDRNANRFEEKNTIVLGLSVDPQPSKSVWARALSLKHIRILSDFVPLGEVARDYGIFNEEHGASKRANILINETGMVIWVKKYEIRTLPDVEEVLGKM; encoded by the coding sequence ATGGCAGAGATAATTCAATTAGGGGCAATGGCTCCGGATTTTGCATTGCAGGATCAAAATGGTGAGGTGGTCACGCTAAGTCAGTTAAAAGGAAAAAAGGTGCTTCTGTCCTGGCATCCGCTGGCTTTTACATCGGTGTGCACCGATCAAATGCGCTCGCTTGATCGCAATGCGAACCGATTCGAGGAAAAAAACACCATCGTGTTGGGTCTTAGTGTTGATCCCCAGCCCAGTAAATCAGTGTGGGCCCGGGCGTTATCCTTAAAACACATCAGAATTTTGTCAGACTTTGTCCCTTTAGGTGAGGTAGCCAGAGATTATGGGATCTTCAACGAAGAGCATGGGGCGTCAAAAAGAGCGAATATTCTGATTAATGAAACGGGAATGGTGATTTGGGTTAAAAAATACGAAATTCGTACCCTACCGGATGTGGAAGAAGTGTTGGGAAAAATGTAA